Proteins from a genomic interval of Polaribacter sejongensis:
- a CDS encoding SHOCT domain-containing protein, with amino-acid sequence MNATFTEASFQNIVNVANKYGVSTNTVTDLTFCLMNSNGTMAQFNIAELGGGGQWMQGGMTMVGDMFNNNLKYLVDGLCVDLSNLIHQGAIQYKPLPKVKNPQGGYSSDWWGDLGFPNSTGSQNNTSYAIFNNIHRLAIQENGNVTIFDTLDHNIGGVGQQQSGNYSVSFTSQYGNVDLNTLPIISGGNKQAPAPIQNNEIQNNVIETPVAPIIEAPMQPVNNNNYNNNNSAFEEDIFGKIEKLAGLKDKGILSVEEFENKKVDLLNRL; translated from the coding sequence ATGAATGCAACATTCACAGAAGCTAGTTTTCAAAATATAGTAAACGTAGCTAATAAATACGGAGTAAGTACAAATACTGTTACTGATTTAACATTTTGTTTGATGAATAGCAATGGTACAATGGCACAGTTTAATATCGCTGAGTTAGGTGGTGGAGGACAGTGGATGCAAGGTGGTATGACTATGGTTGGTGATATGTTTAATAATAACCTTAAATATTTGGTAGACGGACTTTGTGTAGATTTATCTAACTTAATTCACCAAGGAGCAATACAGTACAAACCGTTGCCAAAAGTTAAGAATCCACAAGGAGGTTATTCTAGTGATTGGTGGGGAGATTTAGGTTTTCCTAATTCTACAGGAAGCCAAAATAATACAAGTTATGCTATTTTTAATAATATACATCGTTTAGCAATTCAAGAAAATGGTAACGTAACTATTTTTGATACGTTAGACCATAATATTGGTGGAGTAGGACAGCAACAAAGTGGTAATTATTCGGTTTCTTTTACGAGTCAATATGGGAATGTAGATTTAAATACTTTACCTATTATTTCTGGAGGAAATAAGCAAGCACCAGCGCCTATTCAAAATAATGAAATACAAAATAATGTTATAGAAACGCCAGTTGCACCTATTATAGAAGCTCCAATGCAGCCTGTTAACAATAATAACTACAACAATAATAATAGTGCTTTTGAAGAAGATATTTTTGGTAAAATAGAAAAATTAGCAGGTTTAAAAGACAAAGGAATTCTTTCTGTTGAAGAATTTGAGAATAAGAAAGTAGATTTATTAAATAGATTGTAA
- a CDS encoding thioredoxin family protein: protein MKNKVLVLLILGTISFTSTISAQETTTNLLENAQTKAKKENKAIFIKFEASWCGWCRKMTKDMKAESTKAFFEDNYVIVPVVVNESKGKEKLENPGSRELLKKYKGDEAGLPFWLILDSNLNVLADSFDANGDNLGGPASKEEVNQFISKIKKTAKKVSEKDVKNIKNQFIK from the coding sequence ATGAAAAATAAAGTTTTAGTACTATTAATCCTCGGAACAATTTCTTTTACCTCAACAATTTCAGCACAAGAAACAACTACTAATTTGTTAGAAAATGCACAAACAAAGGCCAAAAAAGAAAATAAAGCTATTTTTATAAAATTTGAAGCTTCTTGGTGTGGGTGGTGCCGTAAAATGACAAAAGACATGAAAGCTGAAAGCACAAAAGCATTTTTTGAAGATAATTATGTAATTGTACCTGTTGTAGTAAATGAATCTAAAGGAAAAGAAAAATTAGAAAATCCGGGTTCTAGAGAATTATTAAAAAAATATAAAGGAGATGAAGCAGGCTTACCGTTTTGGTTAATCTTAGATTCAAATTTAAACGTACTTGCAGATTCTTTTGATGCTAATGGAGACAATCTAGGAGGACCAGCAAGTAAGGAAGAAGTAAACCAATTTATAAGTAAAATAAAAAAAACGGCAAAAAAGGTTTCAGAAAAGGATGTGAAAAATATAAAAAATCAATTTATTAAATAA
- a CDS encoding zinc-dependent peptidase, with the protein MLYIIAIAILLIVFIVSIKSKRKKSTVSLEKLVVPEHWHPLLLKHILFYEKLNVGEQEVFRTKMASFLKETNIEAIHFELEELDTLLIAASAVIPVFRFPNWKYTNLSTVLIYPDYFDDDLQFDSQIEGRTIGGLVGTGRFEKQMILSRKALHLGFSNKTDKGNTAIHEFIHLLDKADGVVDGIPSVLLNKQYIIPWLQLVHKEMEAINNNNSDIRSYGGTSEIEFLAVAGEYFFERPKLFQRKHPELYNMLALCFSK; encoded by the coding sequence ATGTTATATATAATTGCCATTGCGATACTTCTTATCGTTTTTATTGTAAGCATAAAGTCTAAGCGAAAAAAGAGTACAGTTTCTTTAGAAAAACTTGTTGTTCCAGAGCATTGGCATCCATTATTATTAAAACATATTCTATTTTATGAAAAATTAAATGTTGGTGAACAAGAAGTGTTTCGTACTAAAATGGCTTCCTTTTTAAAGGAAACTAATATTGAAGCCATTCATTTTGAGTTAGAAGAATTAGATACTTTGTTGATTGCTGCGAGTGCTGTAATTCCTGTTTTTAGATTTCCAAATTGGAAGTATACCAACTTATCTACCGTATTAATTTATCCAGATTATTTTGATGATGATTTGCAATTTGATTCTCAAATAGAAGGAAGAACTATTGGTGGTTTGGTTGGCACGGGAAGATTCGAGAAGCAAATGATTTTATCTAGAAAAGCGTTACACCTTGGTTTTAGCAACAAAACCGATAAAGGCAATACAGCAATTCACGAATTTATTCATCTTTTAGACAAGGCAGATGGAGTGGTAGATGGTATTCCGTCAGTTTTGTTAAACAAGCAGTATATCATACCTTGGTTACAACTAGTGCATAAAGAAATGGAGGCGATTAATAATAATAACTCTGATATTAGAAGTTATGGAGGAACGTCTGAAATTGAATTTCTAGCAGTTGCTGGAGAATATTTCTTTGAAAGACCAAAGTTGTTTCAGAGAAAACATCCAGAATTATATAACATGTTAGCACTATGTTTTAGCAAGTAA
- the typA gene encoding translational GTPase TypA produces the protein MQPIRNIAIIAHVDHGKTTLVDKIIDQAKILDDRKERTDLLLDNNDLERERGITILSKNVSVQYKNTKINVIDTPGHADFGGEVERVLKMADGVLLLVDAFEGPMPQTRFVLGKALALGLTPIVVVNKVDKENCTPDIVHEKVFDLMFALEATEEQLDFTTIYGSAKNNWMSTDWQNQTTDIVPLLDAVLESIPATKYNEGTAQMQITSLDFSKFTGRIAIGRVFRGDLEVGKEYSLCKADGTTKKVRIKELHVFEGMGKVQVEKVPCGDICAITGIDGFEIGDTIADLENPEALPRTEIDQPTMSMLFTINNSPFFGKEGKFVTSRHIRDRLFKELEKNLALKVETTDSEDKFNVFGRGVLHLSVLIETMRREGYELQVGRPQVIIKMIDGKKHEPMETLSIDVPEDMASKAINLVSLRKGDMLVMEPKGDLQHLEFSIPSRGLIGLRNKILTATGGTAIINHRFSEYGPYKGDFTEEVKGAIVSSAAGKATAYALNRLQDRGVFFIDVNQEIYVGQVIGENSKSDEMAVNLIKGKQLTNMRKSGTDEAMKIAPKVDFSLEENMEYIKADEYLEVTPESLRMRKIVFKG, from the coding sequence ATGCAGCCAATTAGAAATATCGCTATTATAGCCCATGTCGATCACGGTAAGACAACGTTAGTAGATAAAATTATAGATCAAGCTAAAATCTTAGATGATCGTAAAGAACGTACAGATTTATTGTTAGATAATAATGATTTAGAACGTGAAAGAGGAATTACTATTCTTTCTAAAAACGTATCTGTTCAATATAAAAACACAAAAATTAACGTAATTGATACTCCTGGTCACGCCGATTTTGGTGGAGAAGTAGAGCGTGTATTAAAAATGGCTGATGGTGTTTTATTATTAGTTGATGCATTTGAAGGGCCAATGCCACAAACTCGTTTTGTATTAGGAAAAGCCTTAGCATTAGGATTAACTCCTATTGTAGTTGTAAATAAAGTTGATAAAGAAAACTGTACTCCTGACATCGTTCATGAAAAAGTTTTTGATTTAATGTTTGCTTTAGAAGCTACAGAAGAGCAATTAGACTTTACTACAATTTATGGTTCTGCAAAGAACAACTGGATGTCTACAGATTGGCAAAACCAAACTACTGATATCGTTCCTTTATTAGATGCTGTTTTAGAATCTATCCCAGCAACTAAATACAATGAAGGTACAGCACAAATGCAAATTACTTCTTTAGATTTTTCTAAATTTACAGGAAGAATTGCTATTGGACGTGTTTTTAGAGGAGACTTAGAAGTAGGTAAAGAATACAGTTTATGTAAAGCTGATGGTACTACTAAAAAAGTAAGAATTAAAGAATTACACGTATTCGAAGGAATGGGTAAAGTTCAAGTAGAAAAAGTACCTTGTGGAGATATCTGTGCAATTACTGGTATTGATGGATTTGAAATTGGTGATACAATTGCAGATTTAGAAAACCCAGAAGCATTACCTAGAACAGAAATTGACCAACCTACAATGAGTATGTTGTTTACAATTAACAACTCTCCTTTCTTTGGTAAAGAAGGTAAATTTGTAACATCTCGTCACATTAGAGATCGTCTGTTTAAAGAATTAGAAAAAAACTTAGCATTAAAAGTTGAAACTACTGATAGTGAAGATAAATTTAACGTTTTTGGACGTGGAGTTTTACACTTATCTGTTTTAATTGAAACAATGCGTAGAGAAGGATATGAATTACAAGTGGGAAGACCACAAGTGATTATTAAAATGATTGATGGTAAGAAACATGAGCCAATGGAAACATTGTCTATTGATGTACCAGAAGACATGGCTTCTAAAGCAATTAACTTAGTATCTCTTAGAAAAGGAGATATGTTAGTTATGGAACCAAAAGGAGATTTACAACACTTAGAGTTTTCTATTCCTTCTAGAGGATTAATTGGTTTAAGAAACAAAATTTTAACTGCAACTGGTGGTACTGCTATCATTAACCACAGATTTAGTGAATATGGTCCTTATAAAGGAGACTTTACTGAAGAAGTAAAAGGAGCAATTGTTTCTTCTGCTGCTGGTAAAGCAACTGCATATGCATTAAACCGTTTACAAGATAGAGGAGTTTTCTTTATTGATGTAAACCAAGAAATCTATGTTGGTCAAGTAATTGGAGAGAACAGTAAGTCTGATGAAATGGCTGTTAACTTAATTAAAGGTAAGCAATTAACAAACATGCGTAAATCTGGTACAGATGAAGCTATGAAAATTGCACCTAAAGTAGATTTTTCTTTAGAGGAAAACATGGAATACATTAAAGCAGATGAGTACTTAGAAGTAACTCCAGAAAGCTTACGTATGCGTAAAATTGTTTTTAAAGGATAA
- the moeB gene encoding molybdopterin-synthase adenylyltransferase MoeB codes for MMLTSEEKKQYNRHLILDKIGEEGQLKLKQAKVLVIGAGGLGCPVLQYLTAAGVGTIGVIDDDVVDQSNLQRQILYTMDDIGLSKSKTAAERLTRLNPFVNFDVYNEKLTQENALSLFNNYDIIVDGSDNFSTRYLVNDASVITNKPLVYGSIFKFEGQVSVFNYQGSGTYRCLYPTPPKPDESPNCSEIGVLGVLPGIIGSLQANETIKIICGIGAVLFNKLLIYDSLQMNQTILNFEKDTTLEITVLENDYDFFCGILSKEEITLEELNKNKEKYNLLDVRENYEREEYHIGGQHIPLGDLKNRLDEVCIHKELVVYCKSGVRSGKAIEVLLKSNLKTKILNLKGGCI; via the coding sequence ATCATGCTTACATCAGAAGAAAAAAAACAATACAATCGACATTTAATTCTAGATAAAATAGGAGAAGAAGGGCAGTTAAAATTGAAACAAGCCAAAGTTTTGGTTATTGGAGCTGGTGGATTAGGTTGCCCTGTTTTACAATATTTAACCGCTGCAGGAGTTGGAACGATTGGTGTTATTGATGACGATGTGGTAGATCAAAGTAATTTGCAACGTCAGATTTTATATACAATGGATGATATTGGTTTGTCTAAATCTAAAACTGCAGCAGAACGATTGACAAGGTTAAATCCGTTTGTGAATTTTGATGTTTATAATGAAAAATTAACCCAAGAAAATGCCCTTTCATTATTCAATAATTATGATATTATTGTAGATGGAAGCGATAATTTTTCGACGCGTTATTTAGTGAATGATGCGTCTGTAATTACGAACAAACCTTTGGTTTACGGATCTATATTTAAGTTTGAAGGTCAGGTGAGTGTTTTTAACTATCAAGGAAGCGGAACGTATCGATGTTTGTATCCAACGCCACCAAAACCAGATGAATCTCCAAATTGTTCAGAAATTGGCGTTTTAGGTGTGTTACCCGGAATTATAGGAAGTTTACAAGCCAATGAAACGATTAAAATTATTTGTGGAATAGGAGCGGTGCTTTTCAATAAATTATTGATTTATGATTCTTTACAAATGAATCAAACAATCTTAAATTTTGAAAAAGACACTACTTTAGAAATTACTGTTTTAGAAAATGATTATGATTTTTTCTGTGGAATTCTATCCAAAGAAGAAATTACTTTAGAAGAACTCAATAAAAATAAAGAGAAATATAATTTATTAGATGTTCGAGAAAATTATGAGAGAGAAGAATATCATATTGGAGGACAACATATTCCTTTGGGTGACCTGAAAAACCGTTTAGATGAGGTGTGTATACATAAAGAATTAGTAGTGTATTGTAAGTCTGGAGTAAGAAGTGGAAAAGCAATTGAGGTTTTGCTAAAATCGAATTTAAAGACTAAAATTTTAAACTTAAAAGGAGGTTGTATTTAA
- the thiH gene encoding 2-iminoacetate synthase ThiH: protein MSHFKELFDTYNWDFSLKSIFDKTAVEVEQALVKDKLDLEDFKALISPAAKPFLEEMAHKSQLLTKKRFGNTMQMYVPMYLSNECQNICTYCGFSMTNKIPRRTLTDAEILKEVAFLKAKGYDHILLVTGEANKTVGVAYIKNAIQLIRSQFSNITIEVQPLDQDEYELLVENGLYAVLVYQETYHRDEYKKHHPKGKKSNFDYRLDTPDRLGKAGIHKIGLGALFGLEDWRADSFFTALHLKYLQKTYWKTKYSISFPRLRPHSGGLEPKVEMTDSDLVQLICAFRLFDEDIELSMSTRESEIFRNHIVNLGITSISAESKTNPGGYSVAPQSLEQFEISDERSTAEVVQMLKNQDLEVVWKDWEHFR from the coding sequence ATGAGTCATTTTAAAGAACTTTTCGATACTTATAATTGGGATTTTAGCCTAAAAAGTATTTTCGATAAAACAGCTGTTGAGGTAGAACAAGCGTTGGTAAAAGATAAGCTAGATTTAGAAGATTTTAAAGCCTTAATTTCTCCTGCTGCAAAACCATTTTTAGAAGAAATGGCGCATAAAAGTCAGTTATTGACTAAGAAGCGTTTTGGAAATACGATGCAAATGTACGTGCCCATGTATTTGAGTAACGAATGTCAGAATATTTGTACTTATTGTGGATTTAGCATGACGAATAAAATACCAAGACGGACGTTAACCGATGCAGAAATTTTAAAGGAAGTCGCTTTTTTAAAAGCCAAAGGCTACGATCATATTTTGTTGGTAACAGGAGAAGCAAATAAAACGGTAGGGGTAGCATATATTAAGAATGCCATTCAATTAATCCGTTCTCAGTTTTCGAATATTACGATTGAAGTGCAGCCTTTAGATCAAGATGAATATGAATTATTGGTAGAAAACGGATTGTATGCGGTGTTGGTGTATCAAGAAACATATCATAGAGACGAGTACAAGAAACATCATCCGAAGGGGAAAAAATCTAATTTCGATTATCGATTAGATACGCCAGATCGATTAGGAAAAGCAGGAATTCATAAAATTGGTTTGGGTGCTTTATTCGGATTAGAAGATTGGCGTGCTGATAGTTTTTTTACCGCTTTGCATTTAAAATATTTACAGAAAACGTATTGGAAGACAAAATACTCGATCTCTTTTCCAAGATTACGCCCACATTCTGGCGGATTAGAGCCAAAAGTAGAAATGACAGATTCGGACTTGGTACAACTTATTTGTGCATTTCGTTTGTTTGACGAAGACATAGAATTATCAATGTCTACCAGAGAAAGTGAAATTTTTAGAAATCATATTGTCAATTTAGGAATTACTTCTATTAGTGCAGAATCTAAAACAAATCCTGGAGGGTATTCGGTAGCACCACAATCTTTAGAACAGTTTGAAATTTCTGATGAAAGAAGTACTGCTGAGGTGGTACAAATGCTAAAAAATCAAGATTTAGAAGTGGTTTGGAAAGATTGGGAACATTTTAGGTAA